The genome window GGTTTGTGAGGCACCGAAAGAGCGGGAACTACAAATATTTTTGGAAAGGGTGCGGGGGGAAAGCATCGGTAAGCAGGATTGCCCGCGCAATTCCAGCAGTAGCCGAAGCCCTACAATAGTCATTTCACTTTTTACCCATTCATCAGGCAATTCGGTAAATTGTTGTGCCGTTTCGATGCCGTTTGCCTGCAACATCTGGGCATATTTTCGGCCTATGCCCCATACTTCTCCAATCTCGTAATCTTGTAGTGCAGCAAGCCGGGTTGCTTCATCTGCAATGATAAATACGCCTTCATGGGCGGGGTTCTTTTTGGCAATTCTATTCGCCACCTTGGCAAGGGCTTTGGTTGGCCCGATTCCGACGCATGTAGGAATCTTAGTCCATTGTCTAACCGTCTTACGAATATTTCGGGCGAATGTTTCCAGTTCTGAACTTGGGAAAATTGATAAGTCCAAAAACGCTTCATCTATCGAGTACACTTCCACGACCGGGCATAATTCGCTGAGCGTATTCATAACCCGTGCGGAAATGTCGCCATATAGGGTGTAATTGGAGGAAAAAACCTCGATAGCATGTTGCCGGATCAGGTCTTGAATCAAATGGACAGGCGTTCCCATTTTGATGCCCAAATCCTTCGCCTCCTGGCTGCGGGAAATTATGCACCCATCGTTGTTGCTTAATACAACAAGGGGGGCTGTGGATAGGGCAGGGGCAAAGATGCGCTCACATGAGCAATAGAAATTGTTGCAATCGAGTAGCCCAAACCATGCCATTAATCGCGCCTGAAATTGCGGCTAAATCCCTTAACTACCCCGAATACGCGCAAGTCGTCGTGTTCCTGTATTTCGATAGGATCAAATAGGGGATTACGAGAAATTAGGCATAATATGCCTTTCCGGCGCTGGATCATTTTTGCTTTATAGCTGCCGTTCAAACAGCAAATGACAATGTCGTTTTCCCCGGTAATCGAGGCTGGTATCTACGATCAATAAATCATCCTCGGTGATTCCTGCATCAATCATGGAATCTCCGACCGCTTCCACCAGGAAACAGGCGTGTTTCTTGATGTTGTGATATTCGTTTAGATCGAGCGTTGTTTCAATGTAATCATCCGCAGGACTTGCAAAGCGGTGGTGCTATTGCCGCATTCTACATTAGTCGCAAATTTGGGCAGTAAAACAGGCTCAAACTCGGTAATACCGTGCAAAATTATTTCCTGAAAAAATACGTCATGGTGCTGCATATGTCGTCACGATCAAAGAAAACTATATGCAAACTCTGTGATAATTTTCTGAAATAGCAACCGTTTCTCGAAAAATATATTTTACTTATATTATAAAAGAACTTGGTCAATGATTGGGTATTCAATCTAAATTGAACTCTACCAAGTGTTTTTTATAGTTCTGGTTTTACACCGTATTTTACAACTAATATTAGTTGTAAAAGGACTTCTTTTTACAGTTGCAGAAATGCAATTTGATTTTCAATCATTATGCCCACGGGATGATGGTTTTTTCGATGTGAGGAACGAACAGAGATAAAAACCATTCTCCGTACCGCTTTTTCCAAAAGTTTGCTTTTGCCGGGGAGTGCCTGTCCTTCAACCCGTGGGCTTGGGCGTGAAGTGGCAGGTGGCGCAGCATCCTGCCGCGAACGCTTGAAGGACTGGCACGAAGGGGGGCTTTACTCAAATTCGTTTCAAGAGGCTATGGACTGACTGAAGATGCCATTGTTGGCCATTGTTCCGATAGGTCGGAACCTGGCGGCGGTTCAATTCATCCCGAATGGCGCGAACCGTGGTGCATCCTTCGTCCCTCAATGCTTCGATCAATGGTTTCATGTGAACAGCAAATTCGGCAGCGGCCTGGGCATTCTTCTTGCTCTCGATCTCCTTTCCATGTCGGCCTAATTGCACTCCACGGCGCTTAGCCGCTTGCAATGCATCCTTAGTACGGATGCTGATTTGCTCCCGCTCATGCTCCGCGAATGCAGCCAGAAGATGCACCATCAATTTATTGGCGTAGGGATTATCTACCGCTTTAAAGTCCACTTTGCTTTCCATTAGGTTTGCAATGAACGCAACATTGCGGCCTAAACGGTCGAGCTTCGCTATAATGAGCATGGCTTTCTGTTTGCGGCATTGAGCAAGTGCGGCCAGCAGCTGCGGGCGGTGATTTTTCTTGCCGCTCTCGATCTCGGTATAATGAGCCGTGACCTGGTAG of Salmonirosea aquatica contains these proteins:
- a CDS encoding Y-family DNA polymerase — encoded protein: MAWFGLLDCNNFYCSCERIFAPALSTAPLVVLSNNDGCIISRSQEAKDLGIKMGTPVHLIQDLIRQHAIEVFSSNYTLYGDISARVMNTLSELCPVVEVYSIDEAFLDLSIFPSSELETFARNIRKTVRQWTKIPTCVGIGPTKALAKVANRIAKKNPAHEGVFIIADEATRLAALQDYEIGEVWGIGRKYAQMLQANGIETAQQFTELPDEWVKSEMTIVGLRLLLELRGQSCLPMLSPRTLSKNICSSRSFGASQTNMENISEAVSTFASKCGEKLREQKGCAGVITVFLQTNRFKPEQPQYSKSQTLNIPSPRQQRGTHQICTAWTEPDLPCRLRIQESRRYRNRYHP
- a CDS encoding recombinase family protein, with amino-acid sequence MYQLTAREKRLGLEAQQEAVRMFADREGYQVTAHYTEIESGKKNHRPQLLAALAQCRKQKAMLIIAKLDRLGRNVAFIANLMESKVDFKAVDNPYANKLMVHLLAAFAEHEREQISIRTKDALQAAKRRGVQLGRHGKEIESKKNAQAAAEFAVHMKPLIEALRDEGCTTVRAIRDELNRRQVPTYRNNGQQWHLQSVHSLLKRI